One Theropithecus gelada isolate Dixy chromosome 20, Tgel_1.0, whole genome shotgun sequence DNA segment encodes these proteins:
- the TMEM265 gene encoding transmembrane protein 265 isoform X1, translated as MRTECSEGWSLSKQGQGLSSWAHKYLDYRPQVMEDEEKAVEILMGNTEAAHPPSPIRCCWLRLRCLAATSIICGCSCLGVVALVFAIKAEERHKAGRSEEAVRWGARARKFILASFAVWLAVLTLGPLLLWLLSYAIAQAE; from the exons ATGAGAACAGAGTGCTCCGAGGGGTGGAGTCTGAGCAAGCAAGGCCAAGGGCTCAGTAGTTGGGCTCACAAGTACCTTGACTATCGCCCACAGGTGATGGAGGACGAGGAGAAGGCAGTGGAGATCTTGATGGGCAACACGGAAGCTGCTCATCCTCCATCCCCCATCCGCTGCTGCTGGCTCCGCCTCCGCTGCTTGGCAGCTACTAGCATTATCTGTGGCTGCTCTTGCCTGGGAGTCGTGGCTCTGGTGTTTGCCATCAAG GCAGAAGAGCGGCATAAAGCAGGCCGGTCCGAGGAGGCAGTGCGCTGGGGGGCCCGGGCCCGGAAATTCATCCTGGCCAGCTTTGCTGTCTGGCTTGCTGTCCTCACTCTGGGTCCCCTGCTGCTGTGGTTGCTCTCCTACGCCATCGCTCAGGCTGAGTGA
- the TMEM265 gene encoding transmembrane protein 265 isoform X2, whose protein sequence is MEDEEKAVEILMGNTEAAHPPSPIRCCWLRLRCLAATSIICGCSCLGVVALVFAIKAEERHKAGRSEEAVRWGARARKFILASFAVWLAVLTLGPLLLWLLSYAIAQAE, encoded by the exons ATGGAGGACGAGGAGAAGGCAGTGGAGATCTTGATGGGCAACACGGAAGCTGCTCATCCTCCATCCCCCATCCGCTGCTGCTGGCTCCGCCTCCGCTGCTTGGCAGCTACTAGCATTATCTGTGGCTGCTCTTGCCTGGGAGTCGTGGCTCTGGTGTTTGCCATCAAG GCAGAAGAGCGGCATAAAGCAGGCCGGTCCGAGGAGGCAGTGCGCTGGGGGGCCCGGGCCCGGAAATTCATCCTGGCCAGCTTTGCTGTCTGGCTTGCTGTCCTCACTCTGGGTCCCCTGCTGCTGTGGTTGCTCTCCTACGCCATCGCTCAGGCTGAGTGA